A single Callithrix jacchus isolate 240 chromosome 4, calJac240_pri, whole genome shotgun sequence DNA region contains:
- the DPPA5 gene encoding developmental pluripotency-associated 5 protein, producing MGTLPERRNIPPWVKVPEDLKDPEVFQVQTRLLEAMFGRDGCRIPYIEQVSKAMLELKALESPDFTEVVVYGSYIYKLRAKWMLQSMAEWHRQRQERGMLKLEEAMNALELSPWMN from the exons ATGGGAACGCTCCCGGAACGCAGAAATATCCCGCCGTGGGTGAAAGTGCCCGAAGACCTGAAAGATCCAGAAGTGTTCCAGGTCCAGACGCGGCTGCTGGAAGCCATGTTCG GCCGGGACGGATGTCGAATCCCTTACATCGAGCAGGTGAGCAAGGCTATGCTCGAGCTGAAAGCTCTGGAGTCTCCAGACTTCACCGAGGTCGTGGTTTACGGCTCCTATATATACAAGCTTCGAGCCAAGTGGATGCTCCAGTCTATGGCTGAGTGGCACCGCCAGCGCCAGGAGCGAG GGATGCTCAAACTTGAGGAAGCCATGAATGCCCTCGAACTGAGCCCTTGGATGAACTGA
- the KHDC3L gene encoding KH domain-containing protein 3 — translation MDTPRRFPTLVQLMQPKAMSFEVLGQLPKQFSWFHSEFLKNPKVVRLEVWLVEKIFGRGGERIPQVQGLSQILIHVNHLDPSGEAEILIFGRPSYQEDTIKMIVNLADYHRQLQAKGSGKALAQDIATQKAETQRSSIEVREAGTQRLVEVREAGTQRSVEVREAWTQRSVEVREVGTQGSPVEVREAGTQQSLKAASESGTQRSPEAASKARTQRFYVDARDPVTRL, via the exons ATGGACACTCCCAGACGGTTTCCGACGCTCGTGCAACTGATGCAGCCAAAAGCAATGTCATTCGAGGTGCTCGGTCAGCTccccaagcagttctcctggtTCCACTCTGAGTTTCTGAAGAATCCGAAGGTAGTTCGCCTTGAGGTTTGGCTGGTGGAAAAGATCTTCG GCAGAGGCGGAGAGCGCATCCCGCAAGTCCAGGGTCTGTCCCAAATCCTGATTCACGTGAATCACTTGGACCCCAGCGGCGAGGCTGAGATCTTGATATTTGGGAGGCCTTCTTACCAGGAGGACACAATCAAGATGATCGTGAACTTGGCTGACTATCACCGCCAGCTCCAGGCGAAAG GCTCAGGAAAGGCCCTCGCCCAGGATATAGCCACTCAGAAGGCCGAAACCCAGCGGTCTTCAATAGAAGTCCGGGAAGCCGGGACACAGCGCTTGGTGGAGGTCCGGGAAGCCGGGACCCAGCGTTCGGTGGAGGTCCGGGAGGCCTGGACCCAGCGTTCGGTGGAGGTCCGGGAGGTCGGGACACAGGGTTCTCCGGTGGAGGTGCGGGAGGCCGGGACCCAGCAGTCCCTCAAGGCTGCCAGTGAGTCGGGGACCCAGCGATCTCCCGAAGCTGCCAGCAAGGCACGGACCCAGCGGTTTTACGTGGATGCCCGGGACCCAGTTACTAGATTATGA
- the OOEP gene encoding oocyte-expressed protein homolog isoform X1, translating into MVDDAGAAESHWGKQTPAHSLEQLRRLPLPLPQIRIRPWWFPVQELRNPLVFYLEAWLADVLFGPDRAIIPEMEWTSQALLTVDIVDSGNLVEITVFGRPRVQNRVKSMLLCLAWFHREHRARAEKMKHLEKNLKAQASDPHTPQDSVA; encoded by the exons ATGGTCGATGACGCTGGTGCTGCTGAGTCCCATTGGGGCAAACAGACCCCGGCCCACTCCCTGGAGCAGCTGCGTAGGTTACCACTTCCGCTGCCACAGATTCGCATCCGGCCCTGGTGGTTTCCGGTGCAGGAACTGAGAAACCCTTTGGTGTTCTACCTGGAGGCATGGCTGGCAGACGTGCTCTTTG GCCCAGACCGAGCCATAATTCCAGAAATGGAGTGGACTAGCCAGGCCCTGTTGACAGTGGACATAGTGGACTCTGGGAACCTAGTAGAAATCACCGTTTTTGGACGGCCCCGTGTACAGAATCGGGTGAAGAGCATGCTCCTGTGCCTGGCATGGTTTCACCGAGAACATCGAGCCCGAG CTGAGAAGATGAAACACCTTGAGAAGAACTTGAAGGCCCAAGCATCAGACCCCCACACTCCCCAGGATTCTGTTGCTTAA
- the OOEP gene encoding oocyte-expressed protein homolog isoform X2: protein MVDDAGAAESHWGKQTPAHSLEQLRPDRAIIPEMEWTSQALLTVDIVDSGNLVEITVFGRPRVQNRVKSMLLCLAWFHREHRARAEKMKHLEKNLKAQASDPHTPQDSVA, encoded by the exons ATGGTCGATGACGCTGGTGCTGCTGAGTCCCATTGGGGCAAACAGACCCCGGCCCACTCCCTGGAGCAGCTGC GCCCAGACCGAGCCATAATTCCAGAAATGGAGTGGACTAGCCAGGCCCTGTTGACAGTGGACATAGTGGACTCTGGGAACCTAGTAGAAATCACCGTTTTTGGACGGCCCCGTGTACAGAATCGGGTGAAGAGCATGCTCCTGTGCCTGGCATGGTTTCACCGAGAACATCGAGCCCGAG CTGAGAAGATGAAACACCTTGAGAAGAACTTGAAGGCCCAAGCATCAGACCCCCACACTCCCCAGGATTCTGTTGCTTAA